In Sphingomonas sp. LT1P40, the following are encoded in one genomic region:
- a CDS encoding lytic transglycosylase domain-containing protein: MFAFWFRTGLLLAGVSGIAASSQVVQDGVEWYRTKFFALVGQQPASASSLQYNVSEWKRLQQSDRYPFGDYANFMLAHPGWPGEMGRRAAAETALGSGLEAPSLVVRYFDRFPPVTAAGRVRFAEALAISGRRAEADEQARRAWRAGSLRPADESAVIGSFPGALSPADHDARMDALLWQDARTAAARQLGFTSPQNRTLFDARLALKGNAPDASAKAASVEAIGMRDPGFIADRAMWFRANGSSHSARSLLARPRSLATRPGNVEKWYEVLLINARAAESDGQYGLAYAIASQVDDAFAPGTDVSDLGLGIRDDYTSLVWLAGTVAMQKMRRPADAMAMFDRYSRGSRTPTTQSKGIYWAGRAADAAGQQPTAQAYYQRAAAYSDLYYGQLAAERMGLPLRAPPAFDGTRATSSARTAFYNREVVRVAQMLGTTGQWQDQGLFLRQIAADATTAEDHLLATELSRNIGRPDLGVMVGRSALLNGLTDYTVAGFPTVRVPAGEESYFTIIHAIARQESQFDRAAMSRVGARGLMQLMPGTARETAGKLGLGYNLAALTTDTDYNIRLGSSYFQRMLSYYGGSYPLAVAAYNAGPGNVNKWIRANGDPRMPGVDMLNWVEAIPIFETKNYVHRVLENAVVYDLLYPQRARSRGPNHISWYLGKNRPG, from the coding sequence ATGTTCGCATTTTGGTTCAGAACCGGCCTGTTGCTCGCAGGCGTGTCCGGCATCGCTGCCTCGTCCCAGGTCGTTCAGGACGGGGTCGAATGGTATCGAACGAAGTTCTTCGCGCTGGTCGGGCAGCAGCCCGCCTCCGCGTCGTCGCTGCAATATAATGTCAGCGAGTGGAAGCGGCTGCAACAGTCGGATCGCTATCCGTTCGGCGATTACGCCAATTTCATGCTCGCCCATCCGGGCTGGCCGGGCGAGATGGGGCGGCGTGCGGCGGCGGAGACCGCGCTGGGGTCCGGGCTTGAAGCGCCATCGCTGGTAGTGCGCTATTTTGATCGCTTCCCGCCGGTGACTGCTGCGGGTCGGGTTCGGTTCGCCGAAGCTTTGGCGATTTCGGGACGCCGTGCGGAGGCGGACGAGCAGGCTCGCAGGGCATGGCGTGCGGGATCGCTCCGCCCAGCGGACGAGAGCGCTGTGATTGGCAGCTTCCCCGGCGCGCTGTCGCCCGCCGATCACGACGCGCGAATGGATGCGCTGTTGTGGCAGGACGCGCGCACCGCCGCCGCGCGCCAGCTCGGCTTTACCTCGCCGCAGAACCGCACGCTGTTCGATGCGCGGCTGGCGCTGAAGGGCAATGCGCCGGATGCTTCGGCCAAGGCCGCGTCGGTCGAGGCGATCGGCATGCGCGACCCCGGCTTCATCGCCGACCGCGCAATGTGGTTTCGCGCGAATGGCAGTAGTCATTCTGCGCGTTCGCTCCTCGCCCGACCGCGCAGCCTTGCCACCCGTCCGGGCAATGTCGAGAAATGGTACGAAGTCCTCCTGATCAACGCCCGCGCGGCGGAGTCGGACGGGCAATATGGCCTGGCCTATGCCATCGCGTCGCAGGTCGATGACGCCTTTGCTCCCGGCACTGATGTATCCGACCTCGGCCTCGGCATACGCGACGATTATACCAGCCTGGTCTGGCTGGCCGGTACGGTGGCGATGCAGAAAATGCGCCGCCCCGCCGACGCGATGGCGATGTTCGACCGCTATTCGCGGGGCAGCCGCACCCCGACCACCCAGTCCAAGGGCATCTACTGGGCGGGCCGCGCGGCAGACGCCGCCGGGCAGCAGCCAACCGCGCAAGCCTATTACCAGCGCGCCGCCGCCTATTCCGATCTCTATTACGGCCAGCTCGCGGCCGAGCGCATGGGACTGCCCTTGCGCGCGCCACCCGCTTTCGACGGCACTCGCGCCACGTCCAGCGCGCGCACGGCGTTCTACAACCGCGAAGTCGTGCGCGTGGCCCAGATGCTCGGCACCACCGGCCAGTGGCAGGATCAGGGGCTGTTCCTGCGCCAGATCGCCGCGGACGCCACGACTGCTGAGGATCATCTGCTCGCGACCGAACTCTCCCGCAACATCGGTCGCCCCGATCTGGGCGTGATGGTCGGGCGCAGCGCGCTGCTCAACGGGCTGACCGACTATACCGTCGCCGGCTTCCCGACGGTGCGTGTCCCGGCGGGTGAGGAAAGCTATTTCACGATCATCCACGCAATCGCGCGGCAGGAGAGCCAGTTCGACCGCGCTGCCATGAGCCGCGTCGGTGCGCGCGGGCTGATGCAATTGATGCCCGGCACCGCGCGCGAAACGGCGGGCAAGCTGGGCCTCGGTTACAATTTGGCCGCGCTGACCACCGACACGGATTATAATATCCGGCTCGGCTCCAGCTATTTCCAGCGCATGCTCAGCTATTATGGGGGCAGCTATCCACTCGCGGTCGCCGCGTACAATGCCGGGCCGGGCAATGTGAACAAATGGATCCGCGCCAATGGCGACCCGCGCATGCCCGGTGTCGACATGCTCAACTGGGTCGAGGCGATCCCGATCTTCGAGACCAAGAATTACGTCCACCGTGTGCTGGAAAACGCCGTGGTTTACGACCTTCTCTACCCCCAACGCGCGCGGTCGCGCGGGCCAAACCATATCAGCTGGTATCTGGGCAAGAACCGCCCCGGATGA
- a CDS encoding GNAT family acetyltransferase, translating to MIAVEPYREDQFGEVDALWRLIFTEDPPHSHADAAIPAKLAVQRDLFLTATEHGHVLGTVMGGYDGHRGWIYKLAVHPNARDCGIGERLVRATEDRLTALGCLKINLQVRLTNQAVSAFWKRMGYDVEPLMSMGKRLS from the coding sequence ATGATCGCGGTCGAGCCGTATCGGGAGGATCAGTTCGGTGAAGTCGATGCGCTGTGGCGTCTTATCTTCACCGAAGACCCGCCGCACAGCCATGCCGATGCGGCGATCCCGGCAAAGCTGGCGGTTCAGCGCGATCTGTTCCTGACCGCGACCGAACATGGCCATGTGCTGGGGACGGTAATGGGCGGTTATGATGGGCATCGTGGCTGGATCTACAAGCTCGCCGTGCACCCCAATGCGCGGGATTGCGGGATCGGCGAACGACTGGTGCGCGCGACCGAAGATCGGCTGACGGCGCTGGGTTGCCTGAAAATCAACCTGCAGGTGCGCCTGACCAATCAGGCGGTCTCCGCCTTCTGGAAGCGGATGGGCTATGACGTCGAACCGCTGATGAGCATGGGCAAGCGCCTGTCGTGA
- a CDS encoding GreA/GreB family elongation factor, protein MSEPRPNYITLAGYTVLRTEYDELFGQERPKLVETIAWAADNGDRSENGDYIYGRKRLREIDRRLGWLSKRMKAAYVVDPSAQADRTRVWFGATITIADEDDHQRVLTLVGDDEADAGAGRIGWNAPIARAFRGAAVGDMRRVTLPVGEKEYEVMAVSYPERSK, encoded by the coding sequence GTGAGCGAACCTCGCCCCAACTACATCACGCTGGCGGGCTACACCGTGCTCCGGACGGAATATGACGAATTGTTCGGTCAGGAGCGTCCGAAATTGGTCGAAACAATCGCCTGGGCGGCGGACAATGGCGATCGCAGCGAGAATGGCGATTACATCTATGGCCGCAAACGGCTGCGCGAGATCGACCGGCGGCTGGGTTGGCTGTCGAAACGGATGAAGGCGGCATATGTCGTCGATCCATCCGCGCAGGCGGATCGGACGCGGGTGTGGTTCGGCGCCACGATCACCATCGCGGACGAGGACGACCATCAGCGTGTGCTGACCCTGGTCGGCGATGACGAGGCGGATGCGGGTGCTGGTCGGATCGGCTGGAATGCCCCGATCGCCCGCGCGTTTCGCGGTGCGGCGGTGGGCGACATGCGGCGGGTCACTCTACCGGTCGGTGAGAAGGAATATGAAGTGATGGCGGTGAGCTATCCGGAACGATCCAAATGA
- a CDS encoding DUF2200 domain-containing protein: MTRHRIYSISVASVYPHYIAKAEKKGRTKAEVDEIFYWLTGYSQDTLEHELAQKTTFEDFFAQAPALNPSRSLITGMICGVRVENIEEPLMRELRYLDKLIDELAKGRKMEKILRKPRD, encoded by the coding sequence ATGACCAGACATCGCATCTATTCGATCAGCGTCGCCAGCGTTTACCCGCACTACATCGCCAAGGCCGAGAAGAAGGGTCGGACGAAAGCGGAGGTTGATGAAATCTTTTACTGGCTCACAGGTTACAGTCAGGATACGCTGGAACACGAACTGGCGCAGAAAACAACCTTCGAGGACTTCTTCGCACAGGCACCTGCACTCAATCCGTCACGGTCGCTGATCACCGGCATGATTTGTGGCGTCCGCGTCGAAAATATCGAGGAGCCGCTGATGCGCGAACTCCGCTATCTCGACAAGCTGATCGACGAGCTTGCCAAGGGCAGAAAGATGGAAAAAATCCTGCGAAAGCCAAGGGATTAA
- a CDS encoding L-serine ammonia-lyase, with translation MLDGSPAVPRSRVEATIGLADLFTIGIGPSSSHTVGPMRAGFAFAEAALDRGVPVSVSCELFGSLALTGRGHATDTAVMLGLAGHRPEAVDPDAVATIVATIRAEARLSLGGHVPVPFVEGTHLIFREDRFLPSHPNGMRFVAHYDGGEPYETYWYSIGGGAVVEGGCEPPQTNVKLPFAFSSGAELLAVGEAQGKSIADIVRANEAAWRDDTETDAFIDSLRGAMSACIERGMRGEGELPGGLKVKRRARDLYARLMARGPRSDPSLVFDWVSLWALAVNEENAAGGRVVTAPTNGAAGVIPAVLRYYETFCASPTPAGARIFLLTTAAIGFLYKKRASISAAEMGCQGEVGVACSMAAAGLAAALGASNAQIENAAEIGMEHNLGLTCDPIGGLVQIPCIERNTMGAIKAINAAYLAMHGDGSHVVSLDAVIETMRQTGEDMRSKYKETAQGGLAVNVVAC, from the coding sequence ATGCTCGACGGTTCACCAGCAGTCCCACGCTCACGGGTCGAGGCGACGATCGGTCTGGCCGATCTGTTCACGATCGGCATCGGGCCGTCATCGTCGCACACGGTGGGGCCGATGCGTGCGGGGTTTGCCTTTGCCGAGGCGGCACTGGATCGCGGCGTGCCGGTGTCGGTGTCGTGCGAGTTGTTCGGATCGCTGGCGCTGACTGGCAGGGGGCATGCGACCGATACGGCGGTGATGCTGGGGCTGGCCGGGCATCGGCCCGAGGCGGTCGATCCCGATGCGGTGGCGACGATCGTCGCGACGATCCGGGCGGAGGCGCGACTGTCGCTGGGCGGGCATGTGCCCGTGCCGTTCGTCGAGGGCACGCATTTGATCTTCCGCGAAGACCGCTTCCTGCCGTCGCACCCGAACGGCATGCGCTTCGTCGCGCACTATGATGGTGGCGAGCCGTATGAGACCTATTGGTACTCGATCGGCGGCGGCGCGGTGGTCGAGGGTGGCTGCGAGCCGCCACAGACCAATGTGAAGCTGCCGTTCGCTTTCTCGTCCGGCGCGGAACTGCTGGCGGTGGGCGAGGCACAGGGCAAGAGCATCGCCGACATCGTCCGCGCCAACGAAGCGGCATGGCGCGACGACACCGAGACCGACGCCTTTATCGATTCGCTGCGCGGCGCGATGTCGGCCTGCATCGAACGCGGGATGCGCGGGGAGGGGGAGTTGCCCGGTGGGCTGAAGGTCAAGCGCCGCGCCCGCGATCTCTACGCCCGGCTGATGGCACGCGGGCCGCGCTCCGATCCGTCTTTGGTGTTCGACTGGGTGAGTTTGTGGGCGCTGGCGGTGAATGAGGAGAATGCGGCGGGTGGCCGTGTCGTCACTGCGCCGACCAATGGCGCAGCGGGGGTGATCCCGGCGGTGCTGCGCTATTACGAGACGTTTTGCGCCTCACCGACCCCGGCGGGTGCGCGAATATTCCTGCTGACGACGGCGGCGATCGGTTTTCTGTACAAGAAGCGTGCGTCGATTTCCGCAGCGGAAATGGGGTGCCAGGGCGAAGTCGGCGTGGCTTGTTCGATGGCGGCGGCGGGGCTGGCAGCGGCGCTGGGCGCGAGCAATGCGCAGATCGAGAATGCCGCCGAAATCGGCATGGAGCATAATCTGGGCCTGACCTGCGACCCGATCGGCGGTCTTGTCCAAATACCCTGCATCGAGCGCAACACGATGGGCGCGATCAAGGCGATCAACGCCGCCTATCTGGCGATGCACGGTGACGGCAGCCATGTCGTCAGCCTGGACGCGGTGATCGAGACGATGCGGCAGACCGGCGAAGACATGCGGTCGAAGTATAAAGAAACCGCGCAGGGCGGGCTGGCGGTGAATGTGGTGGCGTGTTGA
- the aspS gene encoding aspartate--tRNA ligase, with protein MHAYRTHTCGQLAAAQVGETVRLSGWIHRTREHANVLFIDLRDHYGITQVVVETGSELFPIVDAAGPESVITVTGRVSARSAETLNTKLATGEIEVFPESIVVQSSAEKLPLPVFGDAEYPEEIRLRNRFLDLRREQLHANIMLRSNVIASLRKRMIDQGFTEFQTPILTASSPEGARDYLVASRVHPGKFYALPQAPQMFKQLLMVAGFDRYFQIAPCFRDEDARADRSPGEFYQLDFEMSYVTQDDVFAAIEPVLHGVFEQFADWQGKGRTVSPLPFKRIPYRESMLKYGNDKPDLRNPLLITDVSKLFEGSGFGRFASMVEAGDVVRAIPAPNTAEKSRKFFDEMNSWAQSEGFPGLGYATQKDGVFGGPIANNHGQEGMQAIADALGLGPNDGIFFAAGKEAQATKLAGLARSRVGDSLELIDKSRFEFCWIVDFPMFEADEDTGKIDFSHNPFSMPQGELEALETMDPLDILAWQYDIVCNGIELSSGAIRNHRPEIMYKAFEIAGYSQADVDSNFAGMINAFKFGAPPHGGSAPGVDRIVMLLADQPNIREVILFPMNQKAEDLMMQAPSYVSDKQLKELHIRLAPGVAPTE; from the coding sequence ATGCACGCCTATCGCACGCACACATGCGGCCAGCTCGCCGCCGCCCAGGTTGGTGAAACCGTCCGCCTGTCGGGCTGGATCCACCGGACGCGCGAGCATGCCAACGTGCTCTTCATCGATTTGCGCGATCATTACGGAATTACGCAGGTCGTGGTGGAGACTGGGTCCGAGCTGTTCCCGATCGTCGATGCCGCCGGTCCCGAATCGGTCATCACGGTGACGGGCAGGGTGTCGGCACGGTCGGCGGAGACGCTGAACACGAAGCTGGCGACGGGCGAGATCGAGGTGTTTCCCGAATCGATCGTCGTTCAGTCGAGCGCCGAGAAGCTGCCACTGCCGGTGTTCGGAGACGCCGAATATCCCGAGGAAATCCGCCTTCGCAACCGCTTCCTCGACCTGCGTCGTGAGCAGTTGCACGCCAACATCATGCTGCGATCGAATGTCATCGCTTCGCTGCGCAAGCGGATGATCGACCAAGGCTTTACCGAGTTCCAGACGCCGATCCTGACCGCATCGTCGCCCGAAGGCGCACGCGATTATCTGGTTGCCAGCCGCGTTCATCCCGGCAAGTTCTATGCGCTCCCGCAGGCGCCGCAGATGTTCAAGCAGCTGTTGATGGTGGCCGGGTTCGACCGTTATTTCCAGATCGCGCCATGCTTCCGCGACGAGGATGCCCGCGCCGACCGCTCGCCGGGCGAGTTTTACCAGCTCGATTTCGAGATGAGCTATGTCACACAGGACGACGTGTTCGCGGCGATCGAGCCGGTGCTGCATGGCGTGTTCGAGCAATTCGCCGACTGGCAGGGCAAGGGACGTACTGTCAGCCCTCTGCCGTTCAAGCGCATTCCCTACCGTGAATCGATGCTGAAATACGGCAACGACAAGCCCGATTTGCGCAACCCGCTCCTGATAACCGATGTGAGCAAGCTGTTTGAAGGCTCTGGCTTTGGGCGCTTTGCATCGATGGTCGAGGCGGGCGACGTCGTCCGCGCGATCCCCGCGCCGAACACGGCGGAGAAGAGCCGCAAATTCTTCGACGAGATGAACAGCTGGGCACAGTCCGAAGGCTTCCCCGGGCTGGGCTATGCCACGCAGAAGGACGGCGTGTTCGGCGGGCCGATCGCCAACAATCACGGGCAGGAGGGGATGCAGGCCATCGCCGACGCGCTCGGCCTGGGTCCGAACGACGGCATCTTCTTTGCGGCGGGCAAGGAAGCGCAGGCGACCAAGCTGGCCGGTCTGGCCCGTTCGCGCGTTGGTGACAGTCTGGAGCTGATCGACAAGTCGCGCTTTGAATTCTGCTGGATCGTCGATTTCCCGATGTTCGAGGCGGACGAGGATACCGGCAAGATCGACTTCAGCCACAACCCCTTCAGCATGCCGCAGGGCGAGCTGGAAGCGTTGGAGACCATGGACCCGCTCGACATTCTGGCGTGGCAATATGACATCGTCTGCAACGGCATCGAATTGTCGTCCGGCGCGATCCGGAACCACCGGCCGGAGATCATGTACAAGGCGTTCGAGATTGCCGGGTACAGCCAGGCCGATGTCGACAGCAATTTCGCGGGCATGATCAACGCGTTCAAGTTCGGTGCGCCACCGCACGGTGGCTCCGCACCGGGCGTCGACCGCATCGTCATGCTGCTGGCGGATCAGCCGAACATCCGTGAGGTCATCCTGTTCCCGATGAACCAGAAGGCGGAGGATCTGATGATGCAGGCACCGTCCTATGTCAGCGACAAGCAGCTCAAGGAATTGCACATCCGGCTTGCACCGGGCGTCGCGCCGACCGAATAA
- the rnd gene encoding ribonuclease D, protein MHIHDLISDSASLANLCARLAQQPFITVDTEFMRENTFWPELCLIQIADTNEAAAIDPMAPGIDMTPLLDLMVNNEDVLKVFHAGGQDLEIVYNLTGKTPHPLFDTQVAAMALGQGEQIGYSNLVENYLGIVVDKGARFTDWSRRPLDKRQIDYAICDVTYLSEIFPKMLEKLRKTGRGDWLNEEMERIADPENYRNDPEQAWQRIRISSRKAEVLGRLKALAKWRELEAQGKNLPRGRIVKDETIADLAGNPPRKQADLTRVRGLSAAWGHNDIGGRLMAAIEGATAMSADEMPTRDDRKLPLGKEGSLVADLLKLLLKIRSRDINVASRLLARSDELEALAAGQREGLAILEGWRFEQFGRDALALVEGQLGFTVRGGKLKMTRTEEPTP, encoded by the coding sequence ATGCATATTCACGACCTGATCTCGGACTCGGCCAGCCTCGCCAATCTCTGTGCCCGCCTCGCGCAACAGCCGTTCATCACGGTCGACACCGAATTCATGCGCGAAAACACCTTCTGGCCGGAACTTTGCCTGATCCAGATCGCCGACACGAACGAAGCGGCGGCGATCGACCCGATGGCGCCGGGAATCGACATGACCCCCCTGCTCGACCTGATGGTCAACAATGAGGACGTGCTGAAGGTCTTTCATGCCGGCGGGCAGGATCTGGAGATCGTCTATAACCTGACCGGCAAGACCCCCCACCCGCTGTTCGATACCCAGGTCGCGGCGATGGCGCTGGGGCAAGGCGAGCAGATCGGCTATTCCAATCTGGTCGAAAATTATCTGGGCATCGTGGTCGACAAGGGCGCGCGCTTTACCGACTGGTCGCGCCGTCCGCTCGATAAGCGCCAGATCGACTATGCGATTTGCGACGTCACCTATCTTTCCGAAATCTTCCCCAAGATGCTGGAAAAACTGCGCAAGACCGGGCGCGGCGACTGGCTGAACGAGGAAATGGAGCGGATCGCCGATCCGGAGAATTATCGAAACGACCCCGAACAGGCATGGCAGCGCATCCGCATTTCGAGCCGCAAGGCGGAAGTGCTGGGTCGGCTGAAAGCGCTGGCGAAATGGCGAGAGCTGGAGGCGCAGGGCAAAAATCTGCCGCGCGGGCGGATCGTGAAGGACGAAACGATCGCCGACCTCGCGGGCAATCCGCCGCGCAAGCAGGCCGATCTGACGCGCGTGCGCGGCCTGTCGGCGGCATGGGGGCATAACGATATCGGCGGGCGGCTGATGGCGGCGATCGAAGGCGCGACGGCGATGTCCGCCGACGAAATGCCGACGCGCGACGACCGGAAATTGCCGCTGGGCAAGGAGGGGTCGCTGGTCGCCGATTTGCTCAAGCTGCTTTTGAAGATTCGCTCGCGTGATATCAATGTGGCCTCGCGGTTGCTCGCCCGCTCGGACGAGCTGGAGGCGCTGGCGGCTGGGCAACGCGAGGGGCTCGCGATCCTCGAAGGCTGGCGGTTCGAGCAATTCGGCCGCGACGCGCTGGCGCTGGTCGAGGGTCAGCTTGGGTTCACCGTCCGCGGGGGTAAACTGAAAATGACTCGCACCGAGGAGCCGACCCCATGA
- a CDS encoding I78 family peptidase inhibitor: protein MIRFTLILLPAVLAGCVTLPTPLPGPGAGVRCNADRVQPLVGREAKPQVVARAKQRSGARLVRLIKPDMAVTMDFRSDRLNLELDNVNTIKAARCG, encoded by the coding sequence ATGATCCGCTTCACCCTTATCCTGCTTCCCGCCGTTCTTGCTGGCTGCGTGACGTTGCCGACGCCGCTGCCCGGGCCGGGGGCGGGTGTCCGCTGCAATGCCGATCGGGTTCAGCCCTTGGTTGGGCGCGAAGCGAAGCCACAGGTCGTGGCGCGAGCGAAACAGCGTTCGGGCGCACGCCTCGTGCGGCTCATCAAGCCCGACATGGCGGTAACGATGGATTTTCGGTCGGACCGGCTGAACCTTGAGCTGGACAATGTGAACACGATCAAGGCGGCGCGCTGCGGTTAA
- a CDS encoding Ppx/GppA family phosphatase, translating to MATLLFRKPRETPAPVSRRTGIIDIGSNSIRLVVYDGAARLPAILFNEKVMAGLGRSLAETGIIDEAALTTATTALARFGSLAREMGVDTLRTVATAAVRDASNGDKLIAIATALGLEVETLSGEAEALAAGYGVLSGIPDADGIVGDLGGGSLELVRVVAGTVTDRVSFPLGVLRLGAIRAKGKGVLDRTVAKLLDEAGWTGRGNDLPFYLVGGSWRALARLDMYLTGYPLPVIHEYTMPAGTVTRLQRTIAQLGKGKIRAVPNLSSGRIPTLEHAAALLAVLMKHLGSSATVASAFGLREGLLFGDLTIEQRREDPLIAAARDEARRSGRFPEHGDLLDGWIAPLFADDTPDLVRLRHAACLLADVGWRANPEFRAERGMEIAMHGNWVGVDARGRALIAQALFTSLGGGFESPPPIGQLASLDDLEHAKLWGLAMRLGQRLSGGVAGPLRRSSLEVVDEELVLRLEGDDAALYGEAVEKRHRALAGAVALIAAVEV from the coding sequence GTGGCGACCCTGTTGTTCCGCAAGCCGCGCGAGACGCCGGCCCCGGTGTCGCGCCGCACCGGCATCATCGATATCGGTTCAAACTCGATCCGCCTGGTCGTCTATGACGGCGCGGCGCGGCTGCCCGCGATCCTGTTCAATGAAAAGGTGATGGCGGGGCTGGGCCGATCGCTGGCTGAAACGGGCATTATCGACGAGGCAGCGCTGACCACTGCGACCACTGCACTGGCGCGATTCGGCAGTCTGGCGCGCGAAATGGGCGTGGACACACTACGCACCGTCGCCACCGCTGCCGTCCGCGATGCCTCGAACGGCGACAAGCTGATCGCGATTGCAACCGCGCTGGGGCTGGAAGTCGAAACGCTTTCGGGCGAGGCGGAGGCGCTGGCGGCTGGTTACGGCGTGCTGTCCGGCATCCCCGACGCGGATGGCATCGTCGGCGATCTGGGCGGCGGATCGCTGGAACTGGTGCGCGTCGTCGCAGGAACGGTGACCGATCGCGTATCGTTTCCGCTCGGTGTGTTGCGGCTGGGCGCGATCCGGGCAAAGGGGAAGGGGGTTCTCGATCGCACCGTGGCAAAGCTCCTCGATGAAGCGGGCTGGACGGGGCGGGGCAATGACTTGCCTTTTTACCTCGTTGGCGGGTCGTGGCGAGCATTGGCGCGGCTCGATATGTATTTGACGGGGTACCCGCTGCCGGTGATCCACGAATATACCATGCCGGCCGGGACGGTAACGCGGCTTCAGCGCACGATCGCGCAGTTGGGCAAGGGCAAGATCCGCGCCGTGCCGAACCTGTCGTCGGGACGTATCCCGACTCTGGAGCACGCCGCTGCCCTGCTGGCGGTGCTGATGAAGCATCTGGGCAGCAGCGCCACCGTCGCGTCCGCATTCGGACTGCGCGAAGGGCTGTTATTCGGCGACCTGACGATCGAGCAACGCCGCGAAGATCCGCTGATCGCAGCCGCGCGGGACGAAGCGCGGCGATCGGGTCGGTTTCCCGAGCATGGCGATCTGCTCGACGGCTGGATCGCGCCATTGTTTGCCGACGACACGCCCGATTTGGTGCGGTTGCGGCATGCCGCGTGCCTGCTCGCCGATGTCGGCTGGCGCGCGAACCCGGAATTTCGGGCGGAGCGCGGCATGGAAATCGCGATGCACGGCAATTGGGTCGGGGTTGACGCGCGTGGCCGGGCATTGATCGCGCAGGCACTGTTCACGTCGCTTGGCGGCGGGTTCGAATCGCCACCGCCGATCGGACAACTCGCCAGCCTCGACGATCTGGAGCACGCCAAACTCTGGGGTCTGGCGATGCGGCTGGGCCAACGGCTAAGCGGCGGCGTCGCGGGGCCGCTGCGACGCTCATCGCTGGAGGTCGTCGACGAGGAACTGGTGTTACGGCTCGAAGGCGACGACGCTGCGCTCTATGGCGAGGCGGTCGAGAAGCGCCATCGCGCGCTGGCCGGAGCCGTGGCGCTGATCGCGGCAGTGGAGGTTTAA